The following proteins come from a genomic window of Maylandia zebra isolate NMK-2024a linkage group LG22, Mzebra_GT3a, whole genome shotgun sequence:
- the ndufs6 gene encoding NADH dehydrogenase [ubiquinone] iron-sulfur protein 6, mitochondrial, whose translation MAATVGRVLSFSKNVKLLVSPLKLSAVPAHRYSVDVSTTGEPITHTGQVYDEHDYRKARFVGKQKEVNKNFAINLVAEEPVSDIEVRVVSCDGGGGALGHPKVYINLDKDTKVGTCGYCGLQFKQKHHH comes from the exons ATGGCGGCCACAGTGGGCAGAGTTCTGTCCTTCAGTAAAAATGTTAAGCTGCTCGTTTCGCCTTTGAAGCTTTCTGCAGTACCTGCTCACCGTTATAGTGTAGATGTTTCCACTACCGGCGAGCCCATCACTCACACCGGACAG GTGTATGATGAGCATGATTACAGGAAAGCCAGATTTGTTGGCAAACAGAAAGAG GTGAATAAGAACTTTGCCATCAACCTGGTGGCAGAGGAGCCAGTGTCTGACATCGAAGTCAGAGTGGTATCTTGCGATGGGGGCGGAGGAGCGCTGGGACACCCCAAAGTCTACATCAACTTG GATAAAGACACAAAAGTGGGAACGTGCGGCTACTGTGGACTGCAGTTCAAGCAGAAGCATCATCACTGA